CAGGAAGTCCGGCTTGCCCTGCAGCGACGTCAGCACCCGCAGGCTGCTGCGCACCGCGCTGACGGCGCGATGACGCAGGGCCGATCGCATGGCCCTGAAGGTCTGAGCCTTGCCGGCCCAGCCGCCCATCACCCGGACCAGCCGGTCGCCATAGCTGCCCTGGACTTCCTCCATGGCCTCATCCACCAGCAGCTGCTTGCGTTCGTAGTCCTCGAGGGAGGATGGCTTCGGTTCCGTATCCTTGCGCGCTTCGCGTGCGGCATCGACGGCGTTGAGCAGCGTCTGCGCTGCTTCGATGACGCCTTCCATCGTGTGCGGTGCGACTTCGTTGGCGAATACAGCTTCGATCGCGTTGCGCATCGAGACGGAGGTCTGCGCCACCCCGGCGAGCTGCGCCCGCCTGCTTGCTTCGCAGGCCGCAGCTGGCACGGCCCCGGCTGCCGGTGCTGCCGCACCGACACCCGACGCCCCGCCACCCGCATCCCGCTGCGCGAAGCCCCTCTGGCTGTGCGCACCAAGCCCATTCGGGCTTTGTGCGTGAGACATTACCGAACGAGGAGTTGCTTCACAGTAACTTTCGTCCGGTAATGTCCTGGCGGACGCTTCGCGATCGTTGGGTTTCGTTTTCGTTGTGGCTCCGACGGCCTTGGTTTCTTCGTTGTCGTTGGGCGTGGCGGCGTTCATGCGACCTCCTTCGCTGGGAGCGGCGGCGTGGCCTGAGCGGCCTCGTTGCCGGCATCGGCCATGGCGACGGCGCCTGCCGGCACCACCGCCTCGGCCTTCGGCTTGGCCAGCACCTTGTTCTGCAGGAAGCCTTGCACCAGCTCCAGCAGCTTGCGGCGCTGCAGCTCCGACATGGCCGCATCCAGCCGGATGGCGAGTGCGCCCTGGGCCGACATCAGCCATTCGCCCACCGGCCTGCCGTGGCAGACCAGCGGCTCGGGCTTCGGCTCGACCGGCCTGGCAGGCGCAGCACCCGTTTTGCACGGTGCAAAACCGTCACTGCCTTCTCCCTTCTCCGCGGCGGCTGCGTCCGCTGCTGCCTTCACCGCGTCCCGGTAGCGTTGCAGCACCTCGGCGCGCGTCAGCGGCTGAGCCGACTGCGTGATGAGCGCGGCTTCACGCAACACAGCCTCGGGCTGGGCAGACCAAGCGTCCTTCAGCGTCTTGATGTCCTGAACGCGGATCTCGCGCGGCGAGGCGAAGGCCTCGATCATCTCGTCGGGCAAAGCAGCCAGGTCCTTGGCCCGGCTGACCTTTGAGCTGCTGATGCCCAGCAGCGCGGCCAGCTCACCCTGCGTCCCGGGCTTCAGCGTCGTGGCGGCGTGCTTGAGCTGCTGGGCGATTTCGTAGGCAGAAAGCTCATCCCTGCCCGTGTTCTCGCGGATGCGCTCGACGCAGTCGGCCTCCGGCGGGGTCTCGGCCCCGATGGACATGGCGTGCACCTTCAGCCCTTCCAACTGGCAGGCCCGCAGGCGCCGCTCACCGAAGACCAGCAGGTAGCGACCTGGCTGGCCCTCGATCGCCCGGACCAGGATGGGCTGGCTGTTGCGGCCGGCGGAGGCGATGTTGATCCGCAGCTCTTCGAACTTCGGATCATCGGCAAAGTCCTTCAGCCGGTTGAAGGTGTCCGGCACGATGACGGCGTGCGGATCGAGCTCGTGGATCACGAGCGGAGTCTTGGGTAGGCCTGGCTTGCGCAGCGGCAACGCCGGGACTGGCGGGCTCAGCGTCTCGGAGGGAAGGATGATGTCCACCTCGTCATCCAGCGCAGGGATGTCTTGGGCAGGGTCGATCAACGACGACGAGTTCGCGTCCATAGGAAGCTCCAGAAAGGGATACGGAGGAAGCCGGCGCTGGCGAGCACCGGCGATGCTGCGAGCCGTCGGAATGCCGACAGCTCTTCTCGAATGCACTACTGGGCAAGAGCCGCACGCGCCGTCCTCGGCGTGGGCTGCTCTTGCCTGGTCAGCTCAAGTTCAGAGTAGCAATTCGGATCGCGCTTGTGGGCCGATCGGCCTCGCAACACCCCTGCTCATTTCGGCGAATTCAGGCGGACCGGGGCGGCAAGACGCTCTGCACACGCTGCAGTTGCGCGACCCACTGGCGGAAACCGGCGGCATCCATGGCAGGGCCGGTCGCGTCGTCGCGGCGGGCTGCGCGGACGAAGGCTTTCCTCAGGACATCTGGAACGCGCCGCGCATCGTCGGCGCTGCCGCCGATGGCGATCAGGCCCGGGTATTTGACGGTGTCATCGATGGCGCGATGCAGCAGTTCCGGTGCGGCGCAGCGCGCGCACAGCACCGCCACATCGCTCATATCGAACCGACGCAGGAGCCCGGGCTTGCCACATTGGCGGCATATAAAGCACGAGCGCCGCGCGCAGCGGCGCGCAATGCCGGTCAGCACCTCGTCGGCCCAGGGCATGTCGAGTTCGAGCAGGCCGTTGTCCCAGTCAACGCTGAGGTACATCAACGAGAACTCGCGGTCCGGCGTCCGGGCATTGACCAGTTGTCGCATCGTCTTCCGCCAAAGCGCCAGCCAGCCGGTCGGTATGACCCCGTAGACTTGGGCGGCGATTTGAAGGGAGTCCTTGGCGGGTAGGTCTTGCGCATACCAGCGGGAGCCCGAAGACATCGAACAGTCAGTCATTGCGTTGGAATCCATGAGGAGGAAGCCGTCAGGCAAACCCGATGCGTCGACGGGCCGACTGTTGTTGCATCGGCAGATCGGTGACGCGAATCGTTGAACGGCCGGCCAGCGCAGCTGCGCCGAGCGCGCTGCGCAGCACACGGGTCAGGTCACGCGGCACGGACTCGGCCAGCTCCTCCGCGACCGCCCTTGGCAGCTCAGGGTCAAAGTGAGCCGCCCAGTTGCCGGCAGCGACGATGTCTCGATACACGGTCGCCGTGATCGCACGCATCTGCTCTGGCGTCGGCGTTGCAACCTGGAACTGCATGCAGCGCGACAGCAAAGGCTCGGCAATCAACGAGACCTCGTTCGAGGTGCAGATCCAACGCAGGCCGCTCAAGTTCAGAGGCATCTGCAGGCCGTCATCCACGTAGCGGGCCGCCGTGCTGGCTTCGAGCAGTTCGTACAGGGGCAAGGTCGGGTTGTGGTTCGCGTCGACGGCGGCTTTGTCGAGTTCATCGACCACCACCACGGCATCGGGTGCGCCCCGCTCGACCAGGGAACGCACGAGATACCCTGGCCCGCCATTGGAGTATTGCGCGTTCAAGCCCCCCAAACCAAAGCTCGCCGTGGCCTGCGTCATGCTGAACTGCAGCAACGGCGCCTGCAATGTCGCAGCGAAGGCCCGGGCGAAGGCCGATTTACCAATGCCGGGTGGACCGTTCAGCAAAATTGGCGCCAAGTGCAGCGGTCCGCCTGGCGCCAGCCGGGCCAGGGCGGCAGCGCGACGCACATGGTCGACTGCCGGCGCAAAGTTGGGGAACCTGTTGGCGAGTTCGATCAGGACACTGTCTGCGGGCACTGGGCTGCAAGGCCAGCAAGGGTCACGCTGTTCCAGCGCCTGGAGGAGCTTGCGAGCGCTGGCACCGCCGTCACTGCGATCACTAGACCAGAAGGCCTGGAACTGCGCCAGCTCATTGCGGTCGTAGACCTGGATACTGCGGCCCAGATGCTGGGCCTGCTGTTCGTCGTCGAAGCTGCGCTGGGAGGCAGCAAGGAGGTTTTCTACGTAGAAACTGAGCTGAGCGCGGTCGGCGCTGCGAGGTGTCTCGGTCTTATGCATCACAGCCTCCGGCTCAGCTACGCTTTAAATCGGACATTCGCTCGTAGTACCACTCGCGCAGTTCCCACAAGGCGGGCGGGCAGCCTCGCGGCCCGGTGTGGCGATGGATGTCGCAGCGCTGACGAAACTCAGCCGCCAGTGCCGCCTGCGGCTTCTTGCGCCGCAGGTGTTCGTAGAGCCGTTCAAGCACGTCGAAAGCCTTGACCCCGTCATAGGTCAGGTTGTGACAGGTCCTGTTCTGTTTGAACGTGGGCTTGGCGCTGTACAGCCGCCCAGGGACACCGACGGCCCATTCAAATTCCTTGAGCAGCATCTCGTCGTTCTGCGCAATCTGCAGCCGCAGCCGATAAGTCGGCCGGCGGCCACTGGTGCCATAGGTCTGGCGCGCAATATGGATACAGCCCTCGCCATCCAGGACGCCCGCCGCCCACCCCAGATCAGCATCGCATGCATGCCGACGCTGCGAAACCGGGCTGAGCAGCCGAGCCGTCTGCAAGGGCTTGCTGGCTACGCCTGCACCGCACCTTCGGATGCGTTGAGGTCGCCGGTCATGGCTATTGCCTGGAATTCCAGGGGCTACGGCCATGTCGGCTTGCTCTGGAACAGCCACTGCATTGGGTTGCTCCATGTGTTCGTTAACTTTGCGCATCAATCTCCCTTCAAGACCAAAAGTTGCGTATACGCATCATGATCAATTAACAGGCGATCATCAAGAGTTTGGAGTCCTGTCAGGTCCATAGGTCGCGTTTACACAACACATCGCATCCATAATGACTAGATACAAGATGCGTGGTGACCGAGATGATTCGTATCCGACTGGCTGAATTGATGGCCGAACACAGCTTCCGAGCGGGTCGCCGGGTTGAGTGGCGTGAGGTCGCAGAGGCCACCGGAATTCACCGGGCCACCCTGTCAAAGATGGTGTCGTCGATCGGCTACAACGCCACGATCGCCAACATTGACCGCTTGTGCCGCTACTTCGAATGCACAACCGGGGATCTGCTTGTTTATGTGCCGGACGAGGACGCGCCGGCGGCCGTAAAGGCCTCGTTTAAGGGACCGAAGGCAAACACAGAGGCAGCGGGAGCCGGCGCGCGTGCGCGCTATGGAAAGCGCGACGCTGGCGGGTCTTCGACATAGGGCCTCCCCGATGAGTTCGATCGACCCATGTGACCTAATGCGACCGCTGGAGCAGATCAGCGCAGCGGCCCCCCGCATGGCATTATTCAGTCTTCAAACCCACGATAGAGTCCGATAACCCTGGATACGTGCTTGGATACAGGATTAGATTCGCTCACGCAGGGCGTACGACCCCATGGTGCCAGCCCTCGTCATTCTGCTCAGCGTTGAGCTGGCGAGCACCCATGCCGACAGCAACGTCATCCAGCATCAACGAAGTCGCATGCCAGGCGCTATGTCGAGCGCCCGGATGTCAGCGCTGACACCAATCTGCAATAGCCATGTGTGATGGCACACTCTCGCGGCGGCCAGGGAGGTCGTACGGAGAAAAAATGAGCAATGCAGATGTAAATCTCGACGAACTGCAACTTGACCTGAAGAACCCGCGATTTGACGGGCTCGACAACCAGCGCGAAGCCCTGCAAAAGATTGTTCAATCGCAGGGCACCAAGCTCGTCAACCTGGCCGAAGACATCGTAGAAAACGGGCTGAGCCCTGCGCATCGGATGCTGGTGGCCAAGGCTACTGGCAAGGGCAATTTCGGATACATCGTACTTGACGGCAATCGCCGGCTTGCCGCACTTCGTGTGCTGGCCAACCCTGCCGTGCTCGATGGCATGACCGGCGTTGGCGACCTCACTATCCAAAAGTTGCGTCGGCTTGCCAAGGACTTCAGCCTCGACGCGATCCAGCCGATTGACGTGTATGTGTGCAAGAGCGAGTCCGATGCCCGTCACTGGATCGAGGCCATCCATACGGGCGAAAACGATGGTCGCGGCGTGGTCAGTTGGGACGGCATCGCAACGGCGCGCTACCGCGGCAAGAACACGTCACTGAAGGTGTTGGAGTTCGTCAAAGCTGCCGGAAAACTGACAGAGTCGGAATTGGCCGCCCTTGAGCGCTTCCCCATCACGAACTTAGATCGCCTACTGGCCACGCCGGAAATCCGCGAGTTGCTCGGTCTAACCCTTGAAGGTGGCGACCTGCTGTCCGACCTGCCGCAAGCTGAGCTGATCCGCCCCTT
This region of Paucibacter aquatile genomic DNA includes:
- a CDS encoding ParB/RepB/Spo0J family partition protein — translated: MDANSSSLIDPAQDIPALDDEVDIILPSETLSPPVPALPLRKPGLPKTPLVIHELDPHAVIVPDTFNRLKDFADDPKFEELRINIASAGRNSQPILVRAIEGQPGRYLLVFGERRLRACQLEGLKVHAMSIGAETPPEADCVERIRENTGRDELSAYEIAQQLKHAATTLKPGTQGELAALLGISSSKVSRAKDLAALPDEMIEAFASPREIRVQDIKTLKDAWSAQPEAVLREAALITQSAQPLTRAEVLQRYRDAVKAAADAAAAEKGEGSDGFAPCKTGAAPARPVEPKPEPLVCHGRPVGEWLMSAQGALAIRLDAAMSELQRRKLLELVQGFLQNKVLAKPKAEAVVPAGAVAMADAGNEAAQATPPLPAKEVA
- a CDS encoding AAA family ATPase, which codes for MHKTETPRSADRAQLSFYVENLLAASQRSFDDEQQAQHLGRSIQVYDRNELAQFQAFWSSDRSDGGASARKLLQALEQRDPCWPCSPVPADSVLIELANRFPNFAPAVDHVRRAAALARLAPGGPLHLAPILLNGPPGIGKSAFARAFAATLQAPLLQFSMTQATASFGLGGLNAQYSNGGPGYLVRSLVERGAPDAVVVVDELDKAAVDANHNPTLPLYELLEASTAARYVDDGLQMPLNLSGLRWICTSNEVSLIAEPLLSRCMQFQVATPTPEQMRAITATVYRDIVAAGNWAAHFDPELPRAVAEELAESVPRDLTRVLRSALGAAALAGRSTIRVTDLPMQQQSARRRIGFA
- a CDS encoding helix-turn-helix domain-containing protein; translated protein: MIRIRLAELMAEHSFRAGRRVEWREVAEATGIHRATLSKMVSSIGYNATIANIDRLCRYFECTTGDLLVYVPDEDAPAAVKASFKGPKANTEAAGAGARARYGKRDAGGSST